A DNA window from Phragmites australis chromosome 11, lpPhrAust1.1, whole genome shotgun sequence contains the following coding sequences:
- the LOC133884670 gene encoding ABC transporter D family member 1-like isoform X2: MPSLQLLQLTEHGRGLLASRRRTLAVVSGALLAGGALAYARSSQSQRRRRSEPNYGSDASALARNGEGLSQNGVDGRLVGTKQTKNGLKSLHFLAAILLKKIGPNGTRYLLGLILTAVLRTAVGHRLAEVQGFLFKAAFLRRVPTFTRLIIENLILCFLQSTVYQTSKYLTGSLSLRFKKILTDLVHANYFENMVYYKISHVDHRISNPEQRIASDIPKFSSELSELVQDDLAAVAEGLIYTWRLCSYASPKYVFWIMAYVLVAGGAIRKFSPAFGKLKSTEQQLEGDYRQLHSRLRTHAESVAFYGGENREASHIMQRFEALVGHLNLVRHENWWFGMIQDFFLKYFGATVAVVLIIEPFFSGNLRPDSSTLGRAEMLSNLRYHTSVIISLFQSLGILSISSRRLNILSGYADRIRELLDVSRELSRVRDRSLNHNSSLGNYISEANHIEFSGVKVVTPAGNVLVDDLTLRVETGSNLLITGPNGSGKSSLFRVLGGLWPLVSGHIVKPGVGSDLNKEIFYVPQRPYTAVGTLREQLIYPLTADQEIEPLSYYGMVDLLKNVDLEYLLERYPLDKEVNWGDELSLGEQQRLGMARLFYHKPKFAILDECTSAVTTDMEERFCKKVRAMGTSCITISHRPALVAFHDIVLSLDGEGGWHVQHRRDDSSFSTEESDFSSSETERKSDAFAVQRAFMSRAKSNASLRSKEHSYSTEVIATSPKVEIEHTIRTSRIPHLRCYPRPLPPRVAAMLKILVPKLLDKQGGQLLSVAVLVFSRTWISDRIASLNGTTVKFVLEQDKAAFIRLIGVSILQSAANSFVAPSLRTLTAKLALGWRIRMTNHLLQYYLKKNAFYKVFNMSGKSIDADQRLTLDVDKLTTDLAGLVTGMVKPLVDIIWFTWRMKLLSGRRGVAILYAYMLLGLGFLRAVSPDFGRLSGQEQELEGTFRFMHSRLRTHAESIAFFGGGSREKAMVDAKFMKLLNHSKILLRKQWLYGIVDDFVTKQLPNNVTWGLSLLYALEHKGDRALTSTQGELAHALRFLASVVSQSFIAFGDILELHKKFLELSGGINRIFELEEFLRAAQRNTVVSSNAISAASEEIISFREVDIVTPSQKLLASKLSCNVVQGKGLLMTGNKSSASVLLDDHLKTILENVRLVYLLEREGWDSTPNWEDVLSLGEQQRLGMARLFFQHPKFGILDECTNATSVDVEEHLYRLATNMGITVITSSQRPALIPFHSLELKLIDGEGNWELCAIHQ; this comes from the exons ATGCCGTCTCTGCAGCTGCTGCAGTTGACGGAGCATGGACGGGGGCTTCTGGCTTCAAGGAG GAGGACTCTTGCAGTTGTTTCCGGTGCGCTGCTTGCCGGTGGGGCTTTGGCGTATGCCCGGTCAAGCCAGAGCCAACGGAGAAGGCGTTCCGAACCGAATTATGGCAGCGACGCCAGTGCATTGGCCAGGAATGGGGAGGGGTTGAGTCAAAATGGTGTCGATGGTAGATTGGTTGGAACAAAGCAGACAAAAAATGGGCTCAAATCTTTGCATTTCCTAGCTGCTATCCTGCTGAAAAAGATTGGCCCGAATGGCACACGCTACCTTCTCGGCTTGATACTAACAGCG GTGCTGCGTACTGCTGTGGGGCATAGATTAGCAGAAGTTCAAGGCTTTTTGTTTAAAGCAGCATTTCTTCGGCGCGTCCCAACATTTACACGCTTGATTATAGAAAATCTTATATTGTGCTTCCTCCAATCCACAGTATATCAGACCTCAAAATACTTAACAGGGTCTTTAAGTTTGCGCTTCAAGAAAATTTTGACAGATCTCGTCCATGCCAATTACTTTGAG AATATGGTTTACTACAAGATCTCACATGTGGATCATCGAATTTCAAATCCAGAGCAAAGGATTGCTAGTGATATCCCCAAGTTCTCTTCTGAACTAAGTGAACTTGTACAGGATGATCTGGCTGCAGTTGCAGAAGGATTAATATATACCTGGCGCCTTTGTTCTTATGCTAGTCCAAAATACGTATTCTGGATTATG GCGTATGTACTAGTCGCTGGTGGAGCAATTAGAAAATTCTCTCCTGCTTTTGGAAAGCTGAAATCCACAGAACAGCAACTAGAAGGAGACTATCGCCAGCTCCATTCACGATTAAGAACGCATGCTGAGAGTGTGGCATTTTATGGTGGCGAGAACAGAGAAGCATCTCATATTATGCAGCGGTTTGAGGCTCTTGTTGGGCACCTGAATCTTGTGCGTCATGAAAACTGGTGGTTTGGCATGATTCAAGATTTCTTTCTGAAGTATTTTGGTGCCACTGTAGCAGTTGTCCTTATTATTGAACCTTTCTTCTCCGGCAACCTTAGACCTGATTCATCTACCTTAGGAAGGGCTGAAATGCTGAGCAATCTTCGATATCACACAAGTGTGATCATATCACTGTTTCAATCCCTTGGGATCCTTTCCATCAGCTCAAGACGTTTAAATATTCTGAG TGGCTATGCAGACCGGATTCGTGAGTTACTGGATGTTTCACGTGAGCTGTCTAGGGTTCGTGATAGATCGCTGAATCACAATTCGTCTCTTGGAAATTATATCAGTGAAGCAAACCATATAGAATTTTCTGGTGTTAAG GTAGTCACACCTGCTGGGAATGTCTTGGTAGATGATTTAACACTTCGGGTAGAAACGGGTTCTAATCTTTTGATCACCG GTCCCAATGGTAGCGGAAAAAGCTCCCTTTTCCGGGTCCTTGGGGGTCTGTGGCCACTGGTATCTGGCCACATTGTTAAACCTGGTGTTGGTTCAGATCTGAATAAGGAGATCTTTTACGTCCCACAAAGACCATACACAGCTGTTGGAACGCTTCGTGAACAGCTAATCTATCCTCTTACAGCAGATCAGGAGATCGAACCACTTAGCTATTATGGCATGGTGGACCTTCTAAAGAAT GTTGATCTGGAATACTTGCTCGAACGCTATCCTCTTGATAAGGAAGTTAACTGGGGTGACGAGCTGTCCCTTGGTGAGCAACAAAGATTGGGAATGGCTAGGTTATTCTACCATAAGCCAAAGTTTGCCATCCTTGATGAGTGCACTAGTGCTGTAACAACTGATATGGAGGAACGTTTTTGCAAAAAGGTTCGAGCTATGGGCACATCCTGCATAACAATATCTCATCGCCCAGCTTTAGTTGCATTTCATGATATTGTTTTGTCCTTGGATGGTGAAGGAGGTTGGCATGTTCAGCACAGAAG GGATGACTCATCCTTTTCTACTGAAGAGTCTGACTTTTCATCATCAGAAACTGAACGTAAATCTGATGCATTCGCTGTTCAAAGGGCTTTTATGAGCAGGGCAAAG AGCAATGCTTCATTGAGGTCCAAGGAACATTCATACTCCACAGAGGTTATAGCAACTTCCCCCAAGGTGGAAATAGAACATACAATACGGACATCTCGGATTCCACATCTACGATGTTACCCAAGACCTCTGCCTCCCAGAGTGGCTGCAATGCTCAAAATACTA GTTCCTAAACTACTTGATAAACAAGGCGGGCAGTTGCTTTCTGTTGCTGTACTTGTTTTCTCTCGTACATGGATCTCAGATCGTATTGCTTCGTTGAACg GGACAACTGTGAAGTTTGTCTTGGAACAGGATAAAGCTGCTTTTATTCGTTTGATTGGCGTCAGTATTCTGCAAAGTGCTGCAAATTCTTTTGTGGCTCCATCTCTTAG GACCCTTACTGCAAAACTTGCCCTTGGATGGCGGATTCGCATGACCAATCATTTGCTTCaatattatttgaaaaaaaatgcattcTACAAG GTATTCAACATGTCAGGTAAAAGTATTGATGCAGACCAAAGATTGACACTCGATGTAGACAAGTTGACCACTGACCTTGCTGGCTTAGTTACTGGAATGGTAAAACCACTAGTTGACATTATTTG GTTTACATGGAGAATGAAGCTCTTGTCTGGACGAAGAGGAGTTGCTATACTGTATGCTTACATGCTACTGGGTTTGGGCTTTCTGAGAGCTGTATCCCCTGACTTTGGTCGTCTCTCTGGCCAAGAACAGGAACTTGAAGGAACATTCAG GTTCATGCACTCGAGATTGCGGACACATGCTGAATCAATTGCTTTCTTTGGTGGTGGTTCAAGAGAAAAAGCT ATGGTTGACGCTAAATTCATGAAGTTACTTAACCACTCAAAGATTCTGTTGAGAAAACAGTGGCTTTATggtattgttgatgattttgtgACAAAGCAACTTCCTAACAATGTGACATGGGGTCTGAGTCTGTTATATGCTCTGGAGCACAAGGGAGACAGAGCTTTGACCTCAACTCAAG GAGAGCTGGCACATGCTCTACGGTTCCTGGCATCAGTGGTGTCACAAAGCTTCATAGCCTTTGGTGACATTCTCGAGTTACATAAGAAATTCCTCGAACTCTCTGGTGGGATTAACCGGATCTTTGAGCTTGAAGAATTTTTGCGTGCAGCTCAAAGGA ATACTGTGGTGTCCTCCAATGCCATAAGTGCGGCTTCAGAAGAAATTATTTCATTTCGTGAAGTGGACATTGTTACACCATCACAGAAGCTATTGGCTAGCAAGCTGTCATGCAATGTGGTACAAGGGAAAGGCCTTCTGATGACTG GTAACAAGtctagtgcttctgttctgctggATGATCATCTGAAGACAATTCTAGAGAATGTTCGGTTGGTCTATCTTCTAGAAAGAGAAGGGTGGGATTCTACTCCGAACTGGGAAGATGTTTTATCATTAGGAGAACAACAGAGGCTTGGGATG GCCCGTTTATTTTTCCAACATCCTAAATTCGGTATCCTTGACGAGTGCACCAA TGCTACGAGTGTCGATGTTGAAGAGCATTTGTACAGGCTAGCAACTAACATGGGCATAACTGTGATCACTTCCTCACAA AGGCCGGCTCTGATACCCTTCCATTCCCTTGAGTTGAAGCtcatcgatggtgaaggaaactGGGAGCTGTGTGCTATCCACCAGTGA
- the LOC133884670 gene encoding ABC transporter D family member 1-like isoform X3, producing the protein MLSNLRYHTSVIISLFQSLGILSISSRRLNILSGYADRIRELLDVSRELSRVRDRSLNHNSSLGNYISEANHIEFSGVKVVTPAGNVLVDDLTLRVETGSNLLITGPNGSGKSSLFRVLGGLWPLVSGHIVKPGVGSDLNKEIFYVPQRPYTAVGTLREQLIYPLTADQEIEPLSYYGMVDLLKNVDLEYLLERYPLDKEVNWGDELSLGEQQRLGMARLFYHKPKFAILDECTSAVTTDMEERFCKKVRAMGTSCITISHRPALVAFHDIVLSLDGEGGWHVQHRRDDSSFSTEESDFSSSETERKSDAFAVQRAFMSRAKSNASLRSKEHSYSTEVIATSPKVEIEHTIRTSRIPHLRCYPRPLPPRVAAMLKILVPKLLDKQGGQLLSVAVLVFSRTWISDRIASLNGTTVKFVLEQDKAAFIRLIGVSILQSAANSFVAPSLRTLTAKLALGWRIRMTNHLLQYYLKKNAFYKVFNMSGKSIDADQRLTLDVDKLTTDLAGLVTGMVKPLVDIIWFTWRMKLLSGRRGVAILYAYMLLGLGFLRAVSPDFGRLSGQEQELEGTFRFMHSRLRTHAESIAFFGGGSREKAMVDAKFMKLLNHSKILLRKQWLYGIVDDFVTKQLPNNVTWGLSLLYALEHKGDRALTSTQGELAHALRFLASVVSQSFIAFGDILELHKKFLELSGGINRIFELEEFLRAAQRNTVVSSNAISAASEEIISFREVDIVTPSQKLLASKLSCNVVQGKGLLMTGPNGSGKSSIFRVLRDLWPTFSGRVTKPLEGMFHVPQHPYTSLGTLRDQIIYPLSREEAEIKILSLHKTGNKSSASVLLDDHLKTILENVRLVYLLEREGWDSTPNWEDVLSLGEQQRLGMARLFFQHPKFGILDECTNATSVDVEEHLYRLATNMGITVITSSQRPALIPFHSLELKLIDGEGNWELCAIHQ; encoded by the exons ATGCTGAGCAATCTTCGATATCACACAAGTGTGATCATATCACTGTTTCAATCCCTTGGGATCCTTTCCATCAGCTCAAGACGTTTAAATATTCTGAG TGGCTATGCAGACCGGATTCGTGAGTTACTGGATGTTTCACGTGAGCTGTCTAGGGTTCGTGATAGATCGCTGAATCACAATTCGTCTCTTGGAAATTATATCAGTGAAGCAAACCATATAGAATTTTCTGGTGTTAAG GTAGTCACACCTGCTGGGAATGTCTTGGTAGATGATTTAACACTTCGGGTAGAAACGGGTTCTAATCTTTTGATCACCG GTCCCAATGGTAGCGGAAAAAGCTCCCTTTTCCGGGTCCTTGGGGGTCTGTGGCCACTGGTATCTGGCCACATTGTTAAACCTGGTGTTGGTTCAGATCTGAATAAGGAGATCTTTTACGTCCCACAAAGACCATACACAGCTGTTGGAACGCTTCGTGAACAGCTAATCTATCCTCTTACAGCAGATCAGGAGATCGAACCACTTAGCTATTATGGCATGGTGGACCTTCTAAAGAAT GTTGATCTGGAATACTTGCTCGAACGCTATCCTCTTGATAAGGAAGTTAACTGGGGTGACGAGCTGTCCCTTGGTGAGCAACAAAGATTGGGAATGGCTAGGTTATTCTACCATAAGCCAAAGTTTGCCATCCTTGATGAGTGCACTAGTGCTGTAACAACTGATATGGAGGAACGTTTTTGCAAAAAGGTTCGAGCTATGGGCACATCCTGCATAACAATATCTCATCGCCCAGCTTTAGTTGCATTTCATGATATTGTTTTGTCCTTGGATGGTGAAGGAGGTTGGCATGTTCAGCACAGAAG GGATGACTCATCCTTTTCTACTGAAGAGTCTGACTTTTCATCATCAGAAACTGAACGTAAATCTGATGCATTCGCTGTTCAAAGGGCTTTTATGAGCAGGGCAAAG AGCAATGCTTCATTGAGGTCCAAGGAACATTCATACTCCACAGAGGTTATAGCAACTTCCCCCAAGGTGGAAATAGAACATACAATACGGACATCTCGGATTCCACATCTACGATGTTACCCAAGACCTCTGCCTCCCAGAGTGGCTGCAATGCTCAAAATACTA GTTCCTAAACTACTTGATAAACAAGGCGGGCAGTTGCTTTCTGTTGCTGTACTTGTTTTCTCTCGTACATGGATCTCAGATCGTATTGCTTCGTTGAACg GGACAACTGTGAAGTTTGTCTTGGAACAGGATAAAGCTGCTTTTATTCGTTTGATTGGCGTCAGTATTCTGCAAAGTGCTGCAAATTCTTTTGTGGCTCCATCTCTTAG GACCCTTACTGCAAAACTTGCCCTTGGATGGCGGATTCGCATGACCAATCATTTGCTTCaatattatttgaaaaaaaatgcattcTACAAG GTATTCAACATGTCAGGTAAAAGTATTGATGCAGACCAAAGATTGACACTCGATGTAGACAAGTTGACCACTGACCTTGCTGGCTTAGTTACTGGAATGGTAAAACCACTAGTTGACATTATTTG GTTTACATGGAGAATGAAGCTCTTGTCTGGACGAAGAGGAGTTGCTATACTGTATGCTTACATGCTACTGGGTTTGGGCTTTCTGAGAGCTGTATCCCCTGACTTTGGTCGTCTCTCTGGCCAAGAACAGGAACTTGAAGGAACATTCAG GTTCATGCACTCGAGATTGCGGACACATGCTGAATCAATTGCTTTCTTTGGTGGTGGTTCAAGAGAAAAAGCT ATGGTTGACGCTAAATTCATGAAGTTACTTAACCACTCAAAGATTCTGTTGAGAAAACAGTGGCTTTATggtattgttgatgattttgtgACAAAGCAACTTCCTAACAATGTGACATGGGGTCTGAGTCTGTTATATGCTCTGGAGCACAAGGGAGACAGAGCTTTGACCTCAACTCAAG GAGAGCTGGCACATGCTCTACGGTTCCTGGCATCAGTGGTGTCACAAAGCTTCATAGCCTTTGGTGACATTCTCGAGTTACATAAGAAATTCCTCGAACTCTCTGGTGGGATTAACCGGATCTTTGAGCTTGAAGAATTTTTGCGTGCAGCTCAAAGGA ATACTGTGGTGTCCTCCAATGCCATAAGTGCGGCTTCAGAAGAAATTATTTCATTTCGTGAAGTGGACATTGTTACACCATCACAGAAGCTATTGGCTAGCAAGCTGTCATGCAATGTGGTACAAGGGAAAGGCCTTCTGATGACTG GTCCCAACGGTAGTGGAAAGAGTTCTATTTTTAGAGTGCTCAGAGATTTGTGGCCAACCTTCTCTGGGAGGGTTACCAAGCCCCTTGAAGGGATGTTTCATGTTCCTCAGCATCCATATACCAGCCTAGGTACTCTGCGGGATCAGATCATATACCCGCTCTCAAGGGAGGAAGCGGAGATAAAAATTCTTTCATTACACAAAACTG GTAACAAGtctagtgcttctgttctgctggATGATCATCTGAAGACAATTCTAGAGAATGTTCGGTTGGTCTATCTTCTAGAAAGAGAAGGGTGGGATTCTACTCCGAACTGGGAAGATGTTTTATCATTAGGAGAACAACAGAGGCTTGGGATG GCCCGTTTATTTTTCCAACATCCTAAATTCGGTATCCTTGACGAGTGCACCAA TGCTACGAGTGTCGATGTTGAAGAGCATTTGTACAGGCTAGCAACTAACATGGGCATAACTGTGATCACTTCCTCACAA AGGCCGGCTCTGATACCCTTCCATTCCCTTGAGTTGAAGCtcatcgatggtgaaggaaactGGGAGCTGTGTGCTATCCACCAGTGA
- the LOC133884670 gene encoding ABC transporter D family member 1-like isoform X1 → MPSLQLLQLTEHGRGLLASRRRTLAVVSGALLAGGALAYARSSQSQRRRRSEPNYGSDASALARNGEGLSQNGVDGRLVGTKQTKNGLKSLHFLAAILLKKIGPNGTRYLLGLILTAVLRTAVGHRLAEVQGFLFKAAFLRRVPTFTRLIIENLILCFLQSTVYQTSKYLTGSLSLRFKKILTDLVHANYFENMVYYKISHVDHRISNPEQRIASDIPKFSSELSELVQDDLAAVAEGLIYTWRLCSYASPKYVFWIMAYVLVAGGAIRKFSPAFGKLKSTEQQLEGDYRQLHSRLRTHAESVAFYGGENREASHIMQRFEALVGHLNLVRHENWWFGMIQDFFLKYFGATVAVVLIIEPFFSGNLRPDSSTLGRAEMLSNLRYHTSVIISLFQSLGILSISSRRLNILSGYADRIRELLDVSRELSRVRDRSLNHNSSLGNYISEANHIEFSGVKVVTPAGNVLVDDLTLRVETGSNLLITGPNGSGKSSLFRVLGGLWPLVSGHIVKPGVGSDLNKEIFYVPQRPYTAVGTLREQLIYPLTADQEIEPLSYYGMVDLLKNVDLEYLLERYPLDKEVNWGDELSLGEQQRLGMARLFYHKPKFAILDECTSAVTTDMEERFCKKVRAMGTSCITISHRPALVAFHDIVLSLDGEGGWHVQHRRDDSSFSTEESDFSSSETERKSDAFAVQRAFMSRAKSNASLRSKEHSYSTEVIATSPKVEIEHTIRTSRIPHLRCYPRPLPPRVAAMLKILVPKLLDKQGGQLLSVAVLVFSRTWISDRIASLNGTTVKFVLEQDKAAFIRLIGVSILQSAANSFVAPSLRTLTAKLALGWRIRMTNHLLQYYLKKNAFYKVFNMSGKSIDADQRLTLDVDKLTTDLAGLVTGMVKPLVDIIWFTWRMKLLSGRRGVAILYAYMLLGLGFLRAVSPDFGRLSGQEQELEGTFRFMHSRLRTHAESIAFFGGGSREKAMVDAKFMKLLNHSKILLRKQWLYGIVDDFVTKQLPNNVTWGLSLLYALEHKGDRALTSTQGELAHALRFLASVVSQSFIAFGDILELHKKFLELSGGINRIFELEEFLRAAQRNTVVSSNAISAASEEIISFREVDIVTPSQKLLASKLSCNVVQGKGLLMTGPNGSGKSSIFRVLRDLWPTFSGRVTKPLEGMFHVPQHPYTSLGTLRDQIIYPLSREEAEIKILSLHKTGNKSSASVLLDDHLKTILENVRLVYLLEREGWDSTPNWEDVLSLGEQQRLGMARLFFQHPKFGILDECTNATSVDVEEHLYRLATNMGITVITSSQRPALIPFHSLELKLIDGEGNWELCAIHQ, encoded by the exons ATGCCGTCTCTGCAGCTGCTGCAGTTGACGGAGCATGGACGGGGGCTTCTGGCTTCAAGGAG GAGGACTCTTGCAGTTGTTTCCGGTGCGCTGCTTGCCGGTGGGGCTTTGGCGTATGCCCGGTCAAGCCAGAGCCAACGGAGAAGGCGTTCCGAACCGAATTATGGCAGCGACGCCAGTGCATTGGCCAGGAATGGGGAGGGGTTGAGTCAAAATGGTGTCGATGGTAGATTGGTTGGAACAAAGCAGACAAAAAATGGGCTCAAATCTTTGCATTTCCTAGCTGCTATCCTGCTGAAAAAGATTGGCCCGAATGGCACACGCTACCTTCTCGGCTTGATACTAACAGCG GTGCTGCGTACTGCTGTGGGGCATAGATTAGCAGAAGTTCAAGGCTTTTTGTTTAAAGCAGCATTTCTTCGGCGCGTCCCAACATTTACACGCTTGATTATAGAAAATCTTATATTGTGCTTCCTCCAATCCACAGTATATCAGACCTCAAAATACTTAACAGGGTCTTTAAGTTTGCGCTTCAAGAAAATTTTGACAGATCTCGTCCATGCCAATTACTTTGAG AATATGGTTTACTACAAGATCTCACATGTGGATCATCGAATTTCAAATCCAGAGCAAAGGATTGCTAGTGATATCCCCAAGTTCTCTTCTGAACTAAGTGAACTTGTACAGGATGATCTGGCTGCAGTTGCAGAAGGATTAATATATACCTGGCGCCTTTGTTCTTATGCTAGTCCAAAATACGTATTCTGGATTATG GCGTATGTACTAGTCGCTGGTGGAGCAATTAGAAAATTCTCTCCTGCTTTTGGAAAGCTGAAATCCACAGAACAGCAACTAGAAGGAGACTATCGCCAGCTCCATTCACGATTAAGAACGCATGCTGAGAGTGTGGCATTTTATGGTGGCGAGAACAGAGAAGCATCTCATATTATGCAGCGGTTTGAGGCTCTTGTTGGGCACCTGAATCTTGTGCGTCATGAAAACTGGTGGTTTGGCATGATTCAAGATTTCTTTCTGAAGTATTTTGGTGCCACTGTAGCAGTTGTCCTTATTATTGAACCTTTCTTCTCCGGCAACCTTAGACCTGATTCATCTACCTTAGGAAGGGCTGAAATGCTGAGCAATCTTCGATATCACACAAGTGTGATCATATCACTGTTTCAATCCCTTGGGATCCTTTCCATCAGCTCAAGACGTTTAAATATTCTGAG TGGCTATGCAGACCGGATTCGTGAGTTACTGGATGTTTCACGTGAGCTGTCTAGGGTTCGTGATAGATCGCTGAATCACAATTCGTCTCTTGGAAATTATATCAGTGAAGCAAACCATATAGAATTTTCTGGTGTTAAG GTAGTCACACCTGCTGGGAATGTCTTGGTAGATGATTTAACACTTCGGGTAGAAACGGGTTCTAATCTTTTGATCACCG GTCCCAATGGTAGCGGAAAAAGCTCCCTTTTCCGGGTCCTTGGGGGTCTGTGGCCACTGGTATCTGGCCACATTGTTAAACCTGGTGTTGGTTCAGATCTGAATAAGGAGATCTTTTACGTCCCACAAAGACCATACACAGCTGTTGGAACGCTTCGTGAACAGCTAATCTATCCTCTTACAGCAGATCAGGAGATCGAACCACTTAGCTATTATGGCATGGTGGACCTTCTAAAGAAT GTTGATCTGGAATACTTGCTCGAACGCTATCCTCTTGATAAGGAAGTTAACTGGGGTGACGAGCTGTCCCTTGGTGAGCAACAAAGATTGGGAATGGCTAGGTTATTCTACCATAAGCCAAAGTTTGCCATCCTTGATGAGTGCACTAGTGCTGTAACAACTGATATGGAGGAACGTTTTTGCAAAAAGGTTCGAGCTATGGGCACATCCTGCATAACAATATCTCATCGCCCAGCTTTAGTTGCATTTCATGATATTGTTTTGTCCTTGGATGGTGAAGGAGGTTGGCATGTTCAGCACAGAAG GGATGACTCATCCTTTTCTACTGAAGAGTCTGACTTTTCATCATCAGAAACTGAACGTAAATCTGATGCATTCGCTGTTCAAAGGGCTTTTATGAGCAGGGCAAAG AGCAATGCTTCATTGAGGTCCAAGGAACATTCATACTCCACAGAGGTTATAGCAACTTCCCCCAAGGTGGAAATAGAACATACAATACGGACATCTCGGATTCCACATCTACGATGTTACCCAAGACCTCTGCCTCCCAGAGTGGCTGCAATGCTCAAAATACTA GTTCCTAAACTACTTGATAAACAAGGCGGGCAGTTGCTTTCTGTTGCTGTACTTGTTTTCTCTCGTACATGGATCTCAGATCGTATTGCTTCGTTGAACg GGACAACTGTGAAGTTTGTCTTGGAACAGGATAAAGCTGCTTTTATTCGTTTGATTGGCGTCAGTATTCTGCAAAGTGCTGCAAATTCTTTTGTGGCTCCATCTCTTAG GACCCTTACTGCAAAACTTGCCCTTGGATGGCGGATTCGCATGACCAATCATTTGCTTCaatattatttgaaaaaaaatgcattcTACAAG GTATTCAACATGTCAGGTAAAAGTATTGATGCAGACCAAAGATTGACACTCGATGTAGACAAGTTGACCACTGACCTTGCTGGCTTAGTTACTGGAATGGTAAAACCACTAGTTGACATTATTTG GTTTACATGGAGAATGAAGCTCTTGTCTGGACGAAGAGGAGTTGCTATACTGTATGCTTACATGCTACTGGGTTTGGGCTTTCTGAGAGCTGTATCCCCTGACTTTGGTCGTCTCTCTGGCCAAGAACAGGAACTTGAAGGAACATTCAG GTTCATGCACTCGAGATTGCGGACACATGCTGAATCAATTGCTTTCTTTGGTGGTGGTTCAAGAGAAAAAGCT ATGGTTGACGCTAAATTCATGAAGTTACTTAACCACTCAAAGATTCTGTTGAGAAAACAGTGGCTTTATggtattgttgatgattttgtgACAAAGCAACTTCCTAACAATGTGACATGGGGTCTGAGTCTGTTATATGCTCTGGAGCACAAGGGAGACAGAGCTTTGACCTCAACTCAAG GAGAGCTGGCACATGCTCTACGGTTCCTGGCATCAGTGGTGTCACAAAGCTTCATAGCCTTTGGTGACATTCTCGAGTTACATAAGAAATTCCTCGAACTCTCTGGTGGGATTAACCGGATCTTTGAGCTTGAAGAATTTTTGCGTGCAGCTCAAAGGA ATACTGTGGTGTCCTCCAATGCCATAAGTGCGGCTTCAGAAGAAATTATTTCATTTCGTGAAGTGGACATTGTTACACCATCACAGAAGCTATTGGCTAGCAAGCTGTCATGCAATGTGGTACAAGGGAAAGGCCTTCTGATGACTG GTCCCAACGGTAGTGGAAAGAGTTCTATTTTTAGAGTGCTCAGAGATTTGTGGCCAACCTTCTCTGGGAGGGTTACCAAGCCCCTTGAAGGGATGTTTCATGTTCCTCAGCATCCATATACCAGCCTAGGTACTCTGCGGGATCAGATCATATACCCGCTCTCAAGGGAGGAAGCGGAGATAAAAATTCTTTCATTACACAAAACTG GTAACAAGtctagtgcttctgttctgctggATGATCATCTGAAGACAATTCTAGAGAATGTTCGGTTGGTCTATCTTCTAGAAAGAGAAGGGTGGGATTCTACTCCGAACTGGGAAGATGTTTTATCATTAGGAGAACAACAGAGGCTTGGGATG GCCCGTTTATTTTTCCAACATCCTAAATTCGGTATCCTTGACGAGTGCACCAA TGCTACGAGTGTCGATGTTGAAGAGCATTTGTACAGGCTAGCAACTAACATGGGCATAACTGTGATCACTTCCTCACAA AGGCCGGCTCTGATACCCTTCCATTCCCTTGAGTTGAAGCtcatcgatggtgaaggaaactGGGAGCTGTGTGCTATCCACCAGTGA